One genomic region from bacterium encodes:
- the sucD gene encoding succinate--CoA ligase subunit alpha: MSILVSRDTRLVVQGITGGEGSFHTRQMLEYGTNVVAGVTPGKGGERFEGQVPVFDTVNQAVRATGANAAVIFVPAAFAADAALEAIDSGLPLVVIITEGIPTADMIRVRRFAIERGARLIGPNCPGVITPGQCKIGIMPGFIHCPGHVGVISRSGTLTYEAVWQLSELGIGQSTCLGIGGDPVIGTTHLEALKLFNADPDTEAVLLIGEIGGTAEEEAALYAKAQMSKPVAAFIAGRTAPPGRRMGHAGAIITGGRGTAASKIEALRAAGVTVAESPAEIGRTVEQVLRKG; encoded by the coding sequence ATGAGCATCCTCGTCTCGCGCGATACGCGTCTGGTTGTCCAGGGAATCACCGGCGGCGAGGGCAGTTTCCACACCCGCCAGATGCTGGAGTATGGAACCAACGTAGTGGCCGGGGTCACTCCCGGCAAGGGTGGCGAAAGGTTCGAGGGCCAGGTGCCGGTGTTCGACACCGTGAACCAGGCCGTGCGCGCCACCGGGGCCAACGCCGCGGTGATTTTCGTCCCGGCAGCTTTTGCCGCGGATGCCGCCCTGGAGGCCATAGACTCCGGCCTGCCCCTGGTGGTGATAATCACCGAGGGCATCCCCACCGCGGACATGATCCGGGTGCGTCGCTTCGCAATCGAGCGCGGCGCGCGCCTTATCGGCCCCAACTGCCCGGGAGTGATCACCCCCGGCCAGTGCAAGATCGGGATCATGCCCGGTTTCATCCACTGCCCGGGCCACGTGGGCGTGATCTCGCGCAGCGGCACTCTCACCTACGAGGCGGTCTGGCAGCTCAGCGAGCTGGGAATCGGCCAGAGCACCTGCCTGGGGATCGGCGGCGACCCGGTGATCGGCACCACGCACCTGGAGGCGCTCAAGCTGTTCAACGCCGACCCGGACACCGAGGCGGTCCTTCTGATCGGCGAGATCGGCGGCACGGCCGAGGAGGAGGCCGCCCTGTACGCCAAGGCGCAGATGTCCAAGCCGGTGGCCGCTTTTATCGCCGGGCGCACCGCCCCGCCGGGACGGCGCATGGGCCATGCCGGGGCGATAATCACCGGCGGGCGCGGCACAGCGGCGAGCAAGATTGAGGCGTTGCGCGCGGCCGGGGTGACAGTGGCCGAGAGCCCGGCCGAGATCGGCCGGACAGTGGAGCAGGTGCTCAGGAAAGGTTAG
- the thiL gene encoding thiamine-phosphate kinase, whose product MREFELIGHIRAAASAAPLPDTVRVGIGDDCCVLQPLCADELVLSTDALVEDVHFRLEYFSHFQVGARAAAAALSDLAAMAAAPLGLLATVALPQGGDESAVSEICRGLLEVCGRYGCPLLGGDLTASPGPLMLSLTVAGKAASGGSILRSGAEPGNYIWVTGSPGEAAAVLEYLELERAGKAEGLPRPDEAARERFFSPQPRIPEALFLKEAGPPAAMIDISDGLAGDLGHILEASGVGAEIEESALPLGEYPVALARALGKPDHHYLFHGGEDYELCLTAPPGALQHAVREFNETFGLRLTRIGTVTADREHLLLRGQDSALRQIQPKGYEHFA is encoded by the coding sequence TTGAGGGAATTCGAGCTGATCGGCCATATCCGCGCGGCGGCCTCGGCCGCCCCGCTGCCCGACACGGTCCGGGTGGGGATCGGCGATGACTGCTGCGTGCTGCAGCCGCTCTGCGCGGATGAGCTGGTGCTGAGCACGGATGCCCTGGTGGAGGACGTGCATTTCCGGCTGGAGTATTTCAGCCATTTCCAGGTGGGTGCGCGCGCGGCGGCCGCGGCCCTGAGCGACCTGGCCGCCATGGCCGCGGCCCCGCTGGGGCTTCTGGCCACAGTGGCCCTGCCGCAGGGCGGCGATGAGAGCGCGGTGAGCGAAATCTGCCGCGGCCTGTTAGAGGTGTGCGGACGCTACGGCTGTCCGCTGCTGGGCGGCGACCTGACCGCCAGCCCCGGGCCGCTGATGCTCAGCCTGACCGTGGCCGGCAAAGCCGCCTCCGGAGGCTCGATCCTGCGCTCCGGGGCCGAGCCTGGGAATTACATCTGGGTCACCGGTTCGCCGGGCGAGGCCGCCGCGGTGCTGGAATACCTGGAGCTGGAGCGCGCCGGAAAAGCGGAGGGTCTTCCCAGACCGGACGAGGCGGCCCGGGAACGGTTTTTCTCCCCCCAACCCCGTATCCCGGAGGCGCTATTCCTGAAAGAGGCCGGCCCCCCTGCCGCGATGATCGACATCTCGGACGGTCTGGCCGGGGACCTGGGCCATATCTTGGAAGCCTCCGGCGTGGGGGCCGAGATCGAGGAGAGCGCCCTTCCCCTCGGGGAATACCCGGTGGCCCTGGCCCGGGCGCTGGGCAAGCCGGATCACCACTACCTGTTCCATGGCGGCGAGGACTACGAACTCTGCCTCACCGCGCCGCCCGGGGCGCTCCAGCACGCGGTCCGGGAGTTCAACGAGACCTTCGGCCTGCGGCTGACCCGTATCGGCACGGTCACCGCC
- the ndk gene encoding nucleoside-diphosphate kinase has product MKELTLTIIKPDAMRGNLAGKILAHLEAAGFELRAARMLRLNPDTAGGFYAEHKGKPFYEPLVEFMTSGPVLVAALERENAVAELRRVIGATDPTQAEPGTVRKLYAASKSFNAIHASDSPQSAARELAYFFGRAELTDNNRPGNMEQAS; this is encoded by the coding sequence GTGAAAGAACTGACCCTGACCATCATCAAGCCGGATGCCATGCGCGGCAACCTGGCCGGTAAGATTCTCGCCCACCTGGAGGCCGCCGGTTTCGAGCTGCGCGCCGCCCGGATGCTGCGCCTGAATCCAGACACAGCCGGCGGGTTCTACGCCGAGCACAAAGGCAAGCCGTTCTATGAGCCGCTGGTCGAGTTCATGACCTCCGGGCCGGTGCTCGTGGCCGCCCTGGAGCGTGAGAATGCCGTGGCCGAGCTGCGCCGGGTGATCGGCGCCACCGACCCGACCCAGGCCGAGCCGGGCACAGTGCGCAAGCTCTACGCCGCCAGCAAGAGTTTCAACGCGATCCACGCCTCCGACTCGCCGCAATCGGCCGCGCGCGAGCTGGCCTATTTCTTCGGCCGCGCCGAGCTGACCGACAACAACCGTCCCGGCAATATGGAGCAAGCCAGTTGA
- the sucC gene encoding ADP-forming succinate--CoA ligase subunit beta, which produces MKVHEYQAKQILSRFGVPAPEGEVCAGADEVRPVAERLAAGGGKLVVKAQIHAGGRGKGGGIKVASSPEEAAQLAAVMLGSTLVTPQTGPSGRRVGRVLIEQGVDIARELYAGILLDRACVQDVFMVSTEGGMEIEQVAAATPEKIHKVWIDPLTGMSAYQARELAYALGLETSLVKAAVPVLLNLYAAYRATEASLAEINPLVVTAGGQVLALDAKMNFDDNALFRHKDIAELRDPEEEDPLEREAAAFGLNYIKLDGNVGCMVNGAGLAMATMDIIKQAGGEPANFLDVGGGANVETVGNGFRIICRDPHVGAVLINIFGGIVRCDRVARGVVEAIGASGVKVPVVVRLQGTNAAEGRKIIEEAALGFRSAETLQEAAALAVAAASGKGGAR; this is translated from the coding sequence GTGAAAGTCCACGAATACCAGGCCAAACAGATACTTAGCCGCTTCGGAGTGCCGGCGCCCGAGGGTGAGGTTTGCGCCGGAGCGGATGAAGTGCGTCCCGTGGCCGAGCGCCTGGCCGCAGGCGGCGGCAAGCTGGTGGTCAAGGCCCAGATCCACGCCGGCGGGCGCGGCAAAGGCGGCGGGATCAAGGTGGCTTCCAGCCCCGAGGAGGCCGCGCAGCTCGCCGCGGTCATGCTCGGCTCGACTCTGGTCACACCCCAGACCGGACCGTCGGGGCGGCGCGTGGGACGGGTGTTGATCGAGCAGGGCGTGGATATCGCCCGTGAGCTGTACGCGGGCATCCTCCTCGACCGCGCGTGCGTGCAGGATGTGTTCATGGTCAGCACCGAGGGCGGGATGGAGATCGAGCAGGTCGCCGCCGCCACACCCGAAAAAATCCACAAGGTCTGGATCGACCCGCTCACGGGGATGTCGGCCTACCAGGCGCGCGAGCTGGCCTATGCCCTGGGCCTGGAGACGTCGCTGGTCAAGGCCGCCGTGCCGGTGCTGCTGAACCTCTACGCGGCCTACCGGGCCACCGAGGCCAGCCTGGCCGAGATCAACCCCCTGGTGGTCACAGCCGGCGGACAGGTGCTGGCCCTGGACGCCAAGATGAATTTCGACGACAACGCCCTGTTCCGTCACAAGGACATCGCCGAGTTGCGCGACCCCGAGGAGGAGGATCCCCTGGAGCGCGAGGCCGCCGCGTTCGGGCTCAACTACATCAAACTGGACGGCAACGTGGGCTGCATGGTCAACGGCGCGGGCCTGGCCATGGCCACGATGGACATAATCAAGCAGGCGGGCGGCGAACCCGCCAATTTCCTGGATGTAGGCGGCGGGGCCAATGTTGAGACAGTCGGCAACGGGTTCCGGATCATCTGCCGCGACCCGCATGTCGGCGCCGTGCTGATCAACATCTTCGGCGGCATCGTGCGCTGCGACCGCGTGGCCCGCGGGGTGGTCGAGGCGATCGGCGCAAGTGGAGTCAAAGTCCCCGTAGTGGTGCGCCTTCAGGGCACCAACGCCGCCGAGGGACGCAAGATAATCGAGGAAGCCGCCCTGGGGTTCCGTTCGGCCGAGACCCTGCAGGAGGCCGCGGCCCTGGCAGTTGCGGCCGCCTCCGGGAAAGGGGGCGCCCGATGA
- a CDS encoding phosphopantetheine-binding protein, whose translation MTRDEMFSGLVSLLRQNRCRLETIGTGTSIQALGLDSVRLTACLMELEELFKVLVPDQEWGKWNTLGDILDYIEEYLAHSVGINPIDIDLVGRRLDEGDTEKDSQ comes from the coding sequence ATGACTCGTGATGAAATGTTCTCAGGCCTTGTCTCCCTGTTGCGGCAGAACCGCTGCCGCCTGGAAACTATCGGCACAGGCACGTCGATCCAGGCGCTCGGCCTGGATTCAGTGCGCCTGACCGCTTGCCTGATGGAGTTGGAGGAGCTTTTCAAGGTCCTGGTCCCGGACCAGGAGTGGGGCAAGTGGAACACACTCGGCGATATCCTCGATTACATCGAGGAGTACCTGGCCCACAGCGTCGGGATCAACCCGATCGACATCGACCTGGTCGGACGGAGGTTGGACGAGGGGGACACGGAGAAGGATTCGCAGTGA
- a CDS encoding Rieske (2Fe-2S) protein, which produces MTNRRDCLKALAAVPALVAGLTGSLAAAKKISISLDLVERLKTVGGSAYLKVKERELLFIRDSEETVKVLDPLCTHKKCTVEYDSGSRTLVCPCHGSQYALSGKVLKGPSKADLTSYEATLADGRITISLED; this is translated from the coding sequence ATGACCAACCGTCGTGACTGCCTCAAAGCTCTGGCGGCTGTCCCGGCCCTGGTGGCCGGGCTGACCGGATCGCTGGCCGCGGCCAAGAAAATCTCGATCTCGCTGGACCTGGTGGAGCGGCTGAAAACCGTGGGCGGGTCGGCCTATCTGAAGGTCAAGGAACGGGAACTGCTTTTCATCCGGGACAGCGAGGAGACGGTCAAGGTGCTGGACCCGCTCTGCACACACAAAAAATGCACGGTGGAGTACGACTCCGGCAGCCGGACCCTGGTCTGCCCCTGCCACGGCTCGCAGTACGCGCTGAGCGGCAAGGTGCTCAAAGGCCCGTCTAAAGCGGACCTGACAAGCTACGAGGCCACGCTCGCGGATGGACGGATAACGATCAGCCTGGAGGATTGA
- a CDS encoding DUF5777 family beta-barrel protein: MRTSDCLRRAVLTAALVSAGLSPLSLKAQQSVRPDSTGVEILEATEVTSLEPGRDYFSDNYARVERALSAPFARTLRRNSLLLVIDHRTRQSLDNNPFRDFLGLDAGGLKIGLGLRYGLLDNLECGLYRLNGVSEIFDVYEFDLKFAPLHQGKNGLDLALRSGLTWFAQPGIEDAAGGFFQVLADRTFLGRLTLGAGIMYHSESSNEAKNDQSTSWSVAAPLSAELRLNRLVALDLESVTPLGGYRSRNPLFNAGVKIITNRHTFALLVGNGRYLSADGLVCGTPRRLGDAIIGFTIIREFDL, translated from the coding sequence ATGAGAACGTCCGACTGCCTTCGCCGGGCGGTCCTGACGGCGGCGCTGGTTTCGGCCGGGCTATCCCCACTGTCCCTTAAAGCGCAACAGAGTGTCCGGCCCGACAGCACCGGCGTGGAGATCCTGGAGGCGACCGAGGTTACCAGCCTGGAACCGGGCCGGGATTATTTCTCCGACAACTACGCCCGGGTCGAGCGAGCCCTGTCGGCGCCTTTCGCCCGGACACTGCGCCGTAACTCACTCCTGCTGGTGATCGACCACCGCACACGCCAGAGCCTGGATAATAATCCGTTCCGAGATTTCCTGGGTCTGGACGCCGGTGGCCTCAAGATCGGGTTGGGCCTGCGCTATGGGTTGCTTGACAACCTTGAATGCGGTCTATACCGTTTAAATGGAGTTTCTGAGATTTTCGATGTTTACGAATTTGATCTCAAATTCGCGCCTCTGCATCAGGGAAAAAACGGCCTGGACCTGGCCCTTCGCTCGGGCCTGACCTGGTTCGCCCAGCCGGGGATCGAGGACGCCGCGGGCGGGTTTTTCCAGGTGCTGGCGGACCGGACCTTTCTGGGCCGCCTGACCCTGGGTGCTGGGATAATGTACCACAGCGAATCCTCGAACGAGGCGAAAAACGACCAGAGCACATCCTGGTCCGTTGCGGCCCCGTTGAGCGCGGAGTTGCGTCTTAATCGCTTGGTTGCCCTGGACCTGGAAAGCGTTACGCCCCTGGGCGGCTACCGCAGCCGCAACCCGCTGTTCAACGCCGGGGTGAAAATCATCACCAACCGGCATACGTTCGCCCTGCTGGTGGGCAACGGCCGTTACCTCAGCGCGGATGGGCTGGTCTGCGGCACGCCCCGGCGGCTTGGGGATGCGATAATCGGTTTCACCATCATCCGGGAATTCGATCTTTGA
- a CDS encoding Gfo/Idh/MocA family oxidoreductase — protein sequence MKNLALVGLNNSHPFILSALVNGGDREAFVRNSPGWTHGLFPAGDWPGSVGDNWRFTHAWSRDREFAAKVAEATRVPTVTDSLEEAAAATEGAFVCDMWGEYHREQALAFLTRGKPVFVDKPLAASAEDARVMIDTALENGAVLSHCSSTRFDPALIALRGRMAERIGKPGIITVCAPCYQDLARYAVHGIEIMSMVTGGEPVLSVRNLGSGTRRHILVLEFADGASGLIHAWEGHAYSVTVTGTKGQDVIAITSNSYLPMVKAVLQSFETGVPVVPYEEALQVIRVIEAGALSQARDGAPVHLL from the coding sequence GTGAAAAATCTGGCCCTGGTAGGCTTGAACAATTCGCATCCGTTCATATTAAGCGCCCTGGTCAACGGCGGCGACCGGGAAGCGTTCGTGCGCAACTCGCCGGGCTGGACCCACGGCCTGTTCCCGGCGGGCGACTGGCCGGGCTCGGTGGGCGACAACTGGCGGTTCACCCACGCCTGGAGCCGGGACCGGGAGTTTGCGGCCAAGGTGGCCGAGGCCACCCGCGTGCCGACCGTGACCGACAGCCTCGAGGAGGCGGCCGCAGCCACGGAGGGGGCGTTTGTCTGCGACATGTGGGGCGAATACCACCGCGAGCAGGCCCTGGCGTTCCTGACCCGGGGCAAGCCCGTGTTCGTGGACAAGCCGCTGGCCGCCTCGGCCGAGGACGCGCGGGTGATGATCGACACAGCCCTGGAAAACGGCGCCGTACTGTCGCACTGCAGCAGCACGCGCTTCGACCCGGCCCTGATCGCGCTGCGCGGCCGGATGGCCGAGCGGATAGGCAAGCCGGGCATCATCACGGTCTGCGCGCCCTGCTACCAGGACCTGGCACGCTACGCCGTGCACGGGATCGAGATCATGTCGATGGTCACGGGAGGGGAGCCGGTGCTGAGTGTGCGCAACCTGGGCAGCGGCACCCGCCGCCACATCCTGGTGCTGGAGTTCGCCGACGGGGCCAGCGGGCTGATCCACGCCTGGGAGGGGCATGCCTACTCGGTCACTGTGACCGGCACGAAAGGCCAGGATGTGATCGCCATCACCTCCAACAGCTACCTGCCGATGGTCAAGGCCGTGCTACAATCGTTCGAGACCGGCGTGCCGGTCGTCCCCTACGAGGAGGCCCTGCAGGTCATCCGTGTGATCGAGGCCGGGGCGCTGAGCCAGGCGCGCGACGGTGCGCCGGTCCATCTGCTCTGA